One Nicotiana tomentosiformis chromosome 4, ASM39032v3, whole genome shotgun sequence genomic window carries:
- the LOC104105900 gene encoding GATA transcription factor 19-like isoform X1 encodes MMSGNPRPLQARPYEDHGPLQSIQMEEEEEDDDGTYEDYGGEETMDEAEEIRTKVLNHHQYGGGGGVVEVSRSSELTLAFEGEVYVFPAVTPEKVQAVLLLLGECDIPTAVPTVEVPFDNTVEDFPKQVNLSRRFASLVRFREKRKERCFDKKIRYSVRKEVAQRMHRKNGQFASLKANSGSSSCDSAKSSLEGDGTQHSETVPGKCHHCGVSENCTPAMRRGPDGPRTLCNACGLKWANKGTLRDLSKGARKISVEPKELGTPDNPMKAFAEGSLDQCADVEKNLFSAGSNLANEIPVGIISPSCNLVEQETLVDIGNASKTEIDIPANFD; translated from the exons ATGATGTCGGGGAATCCACGGCCACTGCAGGCGCGTCCGTACGAAGATCACGGGCCGTTACAGTCGATACAgatggaggaggaggaggaggatgaCGACGGCACGTATGAGGATTATGGAGGTGAAGAAACTATGGATGAGGCGGAGGAAATACGGACGAAGGTTTTAAATCACCATCAATATGGAGGAGGCGGTGGAGTTGTGGAAGTTTCTAGAAGTAGTGAGCTTACTCTTGCTTTTGAAGGTGAAGTGTATGTTTTCCCTGCAGTCACTCCTGAGAAG GTGCAAGCAGTGCTCTTGCTATTGGGGGAATGTGACATTCCTACTGCCGTGCCCACTGTTGAAGTTCCTTTCGACAACACG GTTGAGGATTTTCCAAAGCAAGTTAATCTTTCAAGAAGATTTGCCTCCTTGGTTAGATTCCGAGAGAAGCGAAAGGAGAGATGTTTTGACAAGAAAATTAGATATAGTGTCAGGAAGGAGGTTGCTCAAAG GATGCATCGGAAGAATGGTCAATTTGCATCTTTGAAAGCAAATTCTGGATCTTCTAGCTGCGACTCAGCCAAGAGTAGCCTTGAAGGAGATGGCACTCAGCATTCTGAAACTGT TCCTGGAAAGTGTCACCATTGTGGTGTGAGTGAAAATTGTACGCCAGCAATGCGTCGTGGGCCAGATGGACCAAGGACGCTCTGCAATGCATGTGGACTAAAGTGGGCAAACAAG GGAACATTGAGGGATCTAAGCAAGGGAGCGAGGAAAATATCTGTTGAACCAAAAGAACTG GGAACTCCTGACAATCCCATGAAGGCATTTGCTGAAGGATCTCTTGATCAGTGTGCTGATGTAGAAAAG AATCTATTCAGCGCTGGGAGCAATCTTGCAAATGAGATACCTGTGGGTATCATTAGTCCTTCTTGTAATCTTGTTGAGCAG GAAACTCTAGTTGATATTGGAAATGCTTCCAAAACTGAAATTGACATTCCTGCAAATTTTGACTA G
- the LOC104105900 gene encoding GATA transcription factor 24-like isoform X2 — translation MFTEIIMVSPYYMVQAVLLLLGECDIPTAVPTVEVPFDNTVEDFPKQVNLSRRFASLVRFREKRKERCFDKKIRYSVRKEVAQRMHRKNGQFASLKANSGSSSCDSAKSSLEGDGTQHSETVPGKCHHCGVSENCTPAMRRGPDGPRTLCNACGLKWANKGTLRDLSKGARKISVEPKELGTPDNPMKAFAEGSLDQCADVEKNLFSAGSNLANEIPVGIISPSCNLVEQETLVDIGNASKTEIDIPANFD, via the exons ATGTTTACTGAAATAATAATGGTGTCTCCATATTACATG GTGCAAGCAGTGCTCTTGCTATTGGGGGAATGTGACATTCCTACTGCCGTGCCCACTGTTGAAGTTCCTTTCGACAACACG GTTGAGGATTTTCCAAAGCAAGTTAATCTTTCAAGAAGATTTGCCTCCTTGGTTAGATTCCGAGAGAAGCGAAAGGAGAGATGTTTTGACAAGAAAATTAGATATAGTGTCAGGAAGGAGGTTGCTCAAAG GATGCATCGGAAGAATGGTCAATTTGCATCTTTGAAAGCAAATTCTGGATCTTCTAGCTGCGACTCAGCCAAGAGTAGCCTTGAAGGAGATGGCACTCAGCATTCTGAAACTGT TCCTGGAAAGTGTCACCATTGTGGTGTGAGTGAAAATTGTACGCCAGCAATGCGTCGTGGGCCAGATGGACCAAGGACGCTCTGCAATGCATGTGGACTAAAGTGGGCAAACAAG GGAACATTGAGGGATCTAAGCAAGGGAGCGAGGAAAATATCTGTTGAACCAAAAGAACTG GGAACTCCTGACAATCCCATGAAGGCATTTGCTGAAGGATCTCTTGATCAGTGTGCTGATGTAGAAAAG AATCTATTCAGCGCTGGGAGCAATCTTGCAAATGAGATACCTGTGGGTATCATTAGTCCTTCTTGTAATCTTGTTGAGCAG GAAACTCTAGTTGATATTGGAAATGCTTCCAAAACTGAAATTGACATTCCTGCAAATTTTGACTA G